A genomic window from Lotus japonicus ecotype B-129 chromosome 1, LjGifu_v1.2 includes:
- the LOC130728165 gene encoding uncharacterized protein LOC130728165, protein MGGKGQRRREKNYKAAHGGYSGLPPPPVLSQLDALPSKLRQLISITRHQNGATAASELKKKDDGHAQNVDTSGQLKATQHSENGHEQLIPSSANDKKKKKRKRKEVKDLRFLAEMDKTRSQLKKKERKKKYLESKKKKHKKINEEDELDFPGHEKIKFGDVVQAPPKLAAIPRAFKNTQDAYQERLRLQAIEAYRSRNRWSSRPGSHLPPLAPTSDP, encoded by the exons atgggaGGTAAGGGACAGAGACGGAGAGAGAAGAACTACAAGGCGGCGCACGGTGGCTACAGCGGCCTCCCTCCACCACCTGTTCTTTCCCAACTCGATGCCTTGCCGTCAAAACTCCGCCAACTCATCTCTATCACTCGGCACCAAAACG GTGCTACTGCCGCCTCAGAACTCAAGAAAAAAGATGATGGGCATGCCCAAAAT GTGGATACTAGTGGACAATTGAAGGCAACTCAACATTCTGAAAATGGTCATGAACAGCTTATTCCAAGTAGTGCAAAtgataagaaaaagaaaaaaagaaagagaaaagaagtTAAAGATCTCAGGTTTCTAGCGGAAATGGATAAAACGAGATCccagttaaaaaaaaaggagCGTAAGAAAAA GTATTTGGAatcaaaaaagaagaagcacaaaaagatcaatgaagaagatgaattggACTTTCCTGGACATGAAAAGATAAAATTTGGAGATGTAGTACAAGCCCCACCAAAGTTAGCTGCCATTCCAAGG GCATTCAAGAATACTCAAGATGCTTATCAGGAGAGACTGAGACTCCAGGCTATTGAGGCATACCGGAGTCGCAACAGATGGTCATCAAGGCCAGGAAGTCACCTTCCACCTCTTGCGCCTACATCGGACCCTTGA